One part of the Streptomyces lienomycini genome encodes these proteins:
- a CDS encoding proline racemase family protein, whose protein sequence is MRSKLVLHAVDSHTEGMPTRVVTGGIGTIPGATMNERRLYFREHRDHVKQLLMNEPRGHAAMSGAILQPPTRPDCDWGVVYIEVSGYLPMCGHGTIGVATVLVETGMVEVVEPVTTIRLDTPAGVVVAEVAVEDGAARAVTLRNVPSFAVGLDREATLPDGRTVTYDLAYGGNFYAVLPLERLGLPFDRSRKDDILAAGLSLMAAINKEDEPVHPEDPSIHGCHHVQVTAPDATARHSRHAMVIHPGWFDRSPCGTGTSARMAQLHARGELPLDTEFVNESFIGTRFTGRLLGTTEVAGRPAVLPSFTGRAWITGTAQYLLDPDDPFPAGFVL, encoded by the coding sequence GTGCGGAGCAAACTCGTCCTGCACGCCGTCGACTCGCACACCGAGGGCATGCCCACCCGCGTCGTCACCGGCGGGATCGGTACCATCCCCGGCGCGACCATGAACGAGCGGCGGCTGTACTTCCGCGAACACCGCGACCACGTCAAGCAACTGCTCATGAACGAGCCGCGCGGCCACGCCGCCATGAGCGGCGCGATCCTCCAGCCGCCGACCCGGCCCGACTGCGACTGGGGCGTCGTCTACATCGAGGTCTCCGGCTACCTCCCCATGTGCGGCCACGGCACGATCGGCGTCGCGACCGTCCTCGTGGAGACCGGCATGGTCGAGGTGGTCGAACCGGTCACCACCATCCGCCTCGACACGCCCGCCGGAGTCGTCGTCGCCGAGGTGGCGGTGGAGGACGGCGCCGCCAGGGCGGTGACCCTGCGCAACGTGCCCTCCTTCGCCGTCGGCCTCGACCGCGAGGCCACCCTGCCCGACGGCCGGACGGTGACGTACGACCTCGCCTACGGCGGCAACTTCTACGCCGTGCTCCCGCTGGAGCGGCTCGGGCTGCCCTTCGACCGCTCCCGCAAGGACGACATCCTCGCGGCCGGACTCTCCCTGATGGCCGCCATCAACAAGGAGGACGAACCGGTCCACCCGGAGGACCCGTCCATCCACGGCTGCCACCACGTGCAGGTGACCGCGCCCGACGCCACCGCCCGCCACTCCCGGCACGCCATGGTCATCCACCCCGGCTGGTTCGACCGCTCGCCCTGCGGCACCGGCACCAGCGCCCGCATGGCCCAGCTGCACGCCCGGGGCGAACTCCCCCTCGACACCGAGTTCGTGAACGAGTCCTTCATCGGCACCCGGTTCACCGGGCGGCTGCTCGGCACGACGGAGGTCGCCGGCCGGCCCGCCGTCCTGCCCAGCTTCACCGGACGCGCCTGGATCACCGGCACCGCCCAGTACCTGCTGGACCCCGACGACCCCTTCCCCGCCGGGTTCGTCCTGTGA